The Carcharodon carcharias isolate sCarCar2 chromosome 34, sCarCar2.pri, whole genome shotgun sequence genome includes the window GGTCATTAATGTCAACAGCTGCTGCGCTTCAAGGAAAACTTCGGAGTGTCTTCGAAGCATTTTCCTTGTCCTTCCCTGGaacgttggccatttgagagttgagaaaacaggagatAACGATAGCAAGACCTGTCCGATGGTAGTGACCGACTGGACACAGGTGTGGCGACACCTGACACTGTCACCTGCACCAAGTTTAGATGAAAAtgcctacacacacatacaggtaaAGGTACTTTGCTGATGTATATTTACTTAACAACTGTCTACTGCCATGTCCTAACCAAGGAAATAAAACACTCTCAACAATCAAATAGCGCTGACTTTGCTTTTCATCTTACCATTTCATTAACAAACATGCAAAAGTGCCGAGAGACTGCTTCTCTGCCCCGGCTGGAGAGTTTAGAACGAGAGGCTTCAGTCTCCACGGAAAGGGGTCGGCCGTTTTGGACTAAGACCtggcagaaatttcttcactcagagggttgtgaacctttggaattctctaccccagaaagccGCGGATGCTCCAGTCtttttgagtatattcaagattgaggTGGATAGATTTGCGGACTCTTCAGGGAATCAAGAgacacggggagaaggcgggaaagtGGTGCTGAGGCCAAACGTCGGCCATTATTGAGtgacggaacaggctcgaggggacaaatggcctactcctgctcccatctaTTAAGCTCTTATGCTCTGAAACTTTTAAAATTCACATGACTGGGCCACAAAGGGCAGTGCCATTTTCTTCAGTCACAACCAAAAGCCAATCGAGCACTTTTGAAGCGTGGCGACTGTTGTTATGtagcaaatgtggcagccaatttgcgcatagcaagatcccgcgaacagcaatgtgataatgaccagagaatcttcctttggtgatgttggttgaaggataaatattagccaggacatggCAGAGGACTCTTCAGCTCTCTATGAAATAGCGCCAAGGGAtcctttgcatccacctgagagggcctgTGGTCttacatcatttaaaaaaatttattaatcAGGAATACAAATAGCCCCTGGATGAACCTAATGACAACCACGTTGCACTAGGAAGGATAGCAAGGCCGTGGAGAGGGATTttactgagaaggagagttttGTTACGAGAAACTGAATCACAGTGGGTAACATCCCTCTCTcccgggttcgagtcccactccagagacttgagcacagaatccaggctgacactcccagtgcagtactgagggagtgctgcacagtcggaagtgctgtcttttggatgagactttaaacgttgtccaccctctcaggtggatgcaaaagatcccttgGCGCTATTTCAAAGAGGGCCGGGGAGTCTTCCACCGtatcctggccaaaatttatccttcaaccaacatcaccgaaGAAAAATTCTccggtcatcatcacattgctgcctgtgggatcttgctgtgtgcaaattggctgccgcgtttcctacattacaagagtcACCACGCTTCGAAAGTACTCCATTGGCCTTGGTTGCGACTGAAGAAAATGGCACCCTCTCTGTGGCTCAGTGGCTCTTTGGTATCGTGAATGTTCAACAGGGAGCTTGTGTTTGGAGACTTCAGTAGATCTTTTAAGGGATTACATTGTTTACTGCTTTCCCTTCCTGcagcaccccctccctccctctcccaacacacactaGACAAGTGCAAGCCCAGCAGACATTGGGTCTGGTCTGCAGATTAATGTGTGGAGGGAGACTGCAGTTAATTGCACATGAAACTTGCTGTTGACTTTTCCATTCTGCATTCACTCAATGGAGCAATGCAAGGAGACAAAAGGAACAAGGCAATTCtgttaaatttaataaaagtttaacactTTTGTGTCAAGTGCTGGGgggtgtgtagagagagagagagagagagagcagaattatCTGTCTGTCAACTTGTTACCTGTCAGGGAACCTGGGACCAGAAGATTTAACAAGCTggcctttaaaattaaaatactcCTGGGCACACCCCCTTTGTTATTTCAGTGCTACAACCCCTCCTCTTCTCACCTTTAATGATTTGTGGTGGAAAACTCTTTAAAAAGCTGGAAGGGGCCATGGAGAGGTTCACCCACAAACATCCTGGAAACCAGGAGTTTGATATATGGAAGGACTATCTGCAGCTGTCGATGAGGGTTGAGGAGATCTGGCGGCCTGGCACAGGTGGGCAGGGGCGCGGCAAGGTCAGCCCACCCACCGAGGGCGCCTTCCGCCCGCTGGTGGTGGGCAGGGACCCCCCCTCCTGCTCCGACGGGGGCGCCGTGGGGCTCGACAACCCACTGAAGAAGGGGAGCGGCATCTGCACCTTCTGCAAGCACAATGGCGAGTCGCGGAAGGTCTACTCCTCGCACGTGCTGAAGACGGAGGGCGGGAAGGTGCTGTGCCCCATCCTGCGGAACTACGTCTGCCCCCTCTGCCAGGCCACGGGCGACGCTGCCCATACCCTGAAATACTGCGGCTTCAACCCGGAGAAGCAGTCTCTGTACCGCAGCCACGGAAGAAACTCAATGGGCAAGAAATCAAGGCGCTAAAAGCTGGAGTACGAcaaggaaggcaaaaagaaagaCTTTCGGCTAATtgtaaaataaatgtaaaataaaaagaaGAAATATCTGTAGATAGTAATGACAGTGATAATAATGTTCAAACTAAGGACATGTTTCTGAGGGGCAAGGGGGATGGTTTTATGTTTATTTATATTTAAGTCGGTGACCTGTcgaagtttttgttttggacagtgGAAAGTGGCTGGATACAAAGTTGTCGAAAAGTGACTTgccttaaaaaaaacactttactTCTTCCCCCAGAAGCATCGTTGTATAATAAAGCTTGTTTTTCTTTGCGAAGTCTGGCTACCTTTCCTCGGATTCCTTTGCACTGCGTTCCGATCCCTCTTTGTACAGAAATGGGCGTGTGGTCGTTTTCTTAaacgttcacgggatgtgggcttcgctggctgggcccagcatttattgcccatccctaattgccccttgagaaggtggtggtgagctgccttcttgagccgctgcagtccctgtggtgtaggtacacccacagtgctgttagggagggagttccaggattccgacccagcgacagtgaaggaacggccgatatatttccaagtcaggatggtgagtgactcggaggggaacttgcagatggtggtgttccccatgtgtctactgcccttgtccttctagatggtagaggtcatgtgtttggaaggtgctgtcgaaggaggttcggtgagttgctgcagtgcatcttgtagatggtacacacactgctgccactgtgcgtcgtgTTGGAGagggtaaatgtttaaggtgggggggtggggtgccaattaagcggggcTGCCTTGccttggatggtattgagcttcttgagtgttgtgggagctgcacacatccaggcaaatggggagtattccatcacactcctgacttgtgccttgtagatggtggacaggctttggggagtcaggaggtgagttacttgctgcagaactcccagcctccgacctgctcttgtagcccatGCATTTCTGTGACTACGCCAGTTAGGTTTCTGGGTATTCTGGTAGTGCGGGTAGAATAGCTGAAAACTGGCAGCCCCTTGTGACTGAGACAGTGCCGGCTTTCGTATCCTGTCCGCTTTCAGAAAAGAAAAATCATAAACTTATTGGAATAAATGGGGGCATGTGCAATCAAGAGAATAATTTTCTTCAGAATGCGTATCGAAGTTTTTCTATCCATCTGAAATTTCAGCCTTTCTCGAACACTTCCCTGCCCAGAAGCTTCACCTGTCTCTTCTACCGATGCTAACCAAAACTGGATGTGAAGTATAGGAGGTATCTGCTGGCTTTTTTGACATGTTGGCCTTAACTTCTTTTTGCCCTGCACGCTGTATCACTATCACCACCCCGTGGCAAGCCTTCTATTCCTTTTAACCTGCACAGATTTATCAGTCATTGGGGTTGGGTTGGGCGCTCCTACGCGGGTCAGGTGGTTGGGGCAGGGTCGGGTCGGGAGGGTCAGGCCACGCTGGGTTGGGTGGGGTCAAGGGTCGTTCTGACCACTCGGCGCGTCAGGCATGGGAAATCGATAACGCCATCGCGCTGAGGCAGCCCTTCCCCGAACAAGCCAGTAAGCTATCTCGCTCGTTCGATAGGACTTAAAATTTCTCCCGGGGCCCGCTTTGCTAAGAATGGTGTTCGAACATTTTCGGTTAGCCAGGTCTGAGTAACTGCAATGCAGCCAATAGAATATGGTTACGGAGTAGGATAATCAAATCCACACTTCAAAATACAACATGAAAGCAAGAAGCCAAGAGTAAAAATTGTCATGTTAAGTAATTTAAAGTTCGGTGAGTAGCActtttgtctctgagtcagaaggttgtgggttcaagccccactccagagcaCCTAATCTATGCTGACACTGCAGTactgtgggagggctgcactgtcagggatggCATCCTATAAGACaagataaaagcgaaatactgcggatgctggaaatctgaaacaaaatcagaaaaagtttggaacagcatctgcagagggagAAATTcaaaagtttcgagtccgtatgacccagatgctgtcagacctgctgagtttttccagcattttctgtttttgtttctattaGACCAGATGTTAGACTGAGGTCCAACTCTGTTtgtttgggtggatgtaaaagattccacatGCGGCACTACTTCAAATGAGGAGGAGGGAATTCCTCCCCagcgtcctgaccaatatttaaccctcgACCAACATAGCTAAAGCACATCATCCGATCGTTGCTGTTTTTGGgtgcttgctgtgctcaaattgtcTGCCACGTTTCCTGCACTGCAACAGgcactacacttcaaatgtacttcctTGTAATATGCTTTACCAAGCCCTGAAGCTGTGAAAGTTGTGGGAATGCCAAGTACACCAGCATGTCATTGTACTCTCCTGAAAGAACTATGGTGGACACAGAATCTATAATAGTTTTTAAAAGGAAACAACatgaaaagtattttttttaatgagtATGGCaatttgggtggtggggggggtggtgcagaatTGGGCTAAGTGGACAATTCCATTAGAGAGCAAGCACAGgagcagtgggctgaatggctcctttCAATAATGtcaaattctatcattttatgtcACAGGGATCTCCTTCTTTCATAAAGTAGCAACAAAAAACAGATCAAATATCAACATCTAAGTCATATCCAGGTCAAAGCTTCTGGTATAACAGTGTGGATATCCGAGGGGTAGAACATGATGTTGCGAGTGTTTCATTATTCATTTACAGGctatgggtgtcgctggcgaggccagcatttgttgcccatccctaattgcccccttgagaaggtggtggtgagctgccaccttgaaccgctgcagtccctgtggtgtgggtgcacccacagcgctgttagggagagaggccCTTGGATTTATTTAGCTCCTTTGCATTTCACAGGTGAGTCAAGCAGAGAGAAAAAATGACAAAGAATCAAATAAATAGGCACTAGGACAGGTGATTACAAAGatttaagttttaaggagcatctacAGAAGGCCTTGCTGGAGTGATGGAGAGCTTCAGGGAAGAAGTTGAGCATGGTACATCTGGAGGCATTAGggctgccaactgtgattaaatgtgttCCTGGAGGTTGCATCACATGACTCgccccccacactccagccattagttggccaacacgtccatccttgtgacgtacggccttcctacgccaattggaaagcaaaaagactcattgcccaattggatgatgcttgactgtcaaccaaacagccttttgctcccccattttcaatattttatatctggtaaagagaaatgttcaaagaaaatgacaaaaaaaatcatTGTTACTATCCCAATGAgatttctccaggattgcacacagcagtgtcctggagattgatcttcaattcctggagcctCCAGGCTAATCCTGGAGGGCTAGCAACTCTggcctttctccttcatgtgtctatctagcttccccttaaatgcatcacctcattaTCTTTGAGTTTACTGAGGACCCGCAGAAGAGAGACAAGTCAAGGTCAACCCAAGAGGAGGAGGCGGTGGGGGTGTAGGGACCAGTAGTTAATtagaagtcccactccaggaattcaAGGCAAAAATCCAGGATGACCCTCCCAGttcctggtggtggtgtagtgggatTGTCACTA containing:
- the LOC121272564 gene encoding nanos homolog 2-like; translated protein: MERFTHKHPGNQEFDIWKDYLQLSMRVEEIWRPGTGGQGRGKVSPPTEGAFRPLVVGRDPPSCSDGGAVGLDNPLKKGSGICTFCKHNGESRKVYSSHVLKTEGGKVLCPILRNYVCPLCQATGDAAHTLKYCGFNPEKQSLYRSHGRNSMGKKSRR